In a single window of the Leptospira sanjuanensis genome:
- a CDS encoding CoA-transferase produces MEANTKIFNDPDGMIREIVRPGMHLHLSATMSRPNALIYSLARCFQNTNPEFVISMAGIHSSAHALTIAKIVKRMITGFAGDNYPKPSPNSLYSNLLEGSPFELELWSLLSIVQRLMAGAMRLPGFITNSLLGSDLILDKLGKTAFLFPDPQNRSAGPNGSTAENYRGKRGVDLAYILPLNPDFTLIHAVVGDEEGNLVLCPPSGEGYWGALAATKGVVATVEKIVPKGTIPPELVTIPGNRVTAISVAEFGAHPQSLRVYNLPGVSAFEGLSTYLDDYEFQIEANEAANVPSRAEKWYSDFVNIEGGHKEYLDRLGSTRLRKLKQIPEENKAVKLEDPKTVNDSEQMIILAARAIQEYVKLKGYKTILAGIGAAHISAWTAARFLEQEGISVKVITELGFYSMKPHTGDVFLFSQLHTKECTMLSDITSILGTVVPDHCLGVLGAAEVDWFGNINSTKTAKGKFLVGSGGANDIAAVADCIVVAKANRGRFVKHVNYITSVGDRVMEAVCQFGRFQRKPNSDHVFEFSHWIAPPSDEEMEPEEAVLRFTSWLPPDEDVPLKNEPPVTAEELTVLRELDPEKIYIEQFMVYTRLP; encoded by the coding sequence TTGGAAGCAAATACGAAGATCTTTAACGACCCGGACGGGATGATCCGGGAAATCGTGCGTCCGGGCATGCACTTGCATCTTTCCGCAACCATGTCCAGACCCAACGCTCTCATCTATTCTCTCGCACGTTGTTTTCAAAACACGAATCCGGAGTTCGTCATCAGTATGGCGGGAATTCATTCCAGCGCACACGCCCTTACGATCGCGAAAATCGTTAAGCGAATGATCACCGGTTTTGCGGGGGACAACTATCCGAAACCCTCGCCTAATTCATTATATTCTAATTTACTCGAAGGATCTCCGTTCGAACTGGAGCTTTGGTCCCTGCTCAGCATCGTTCAAAGATTGATGGCGGGCGCGATGCGTCTTCCCGGTTTTATCACGAACTCGCTTTTGGGAAGCGATCTCATTCTAGACAAACTCGGAAAAACGGCGTTCTTGTTTCCCGATCCGCAAAACCGTTCGGCGGGTCCGAACGGTTCTACCGCGGAAAACTACAGAGGAAAACGCGGAGTCGATCTCGCTTATATTCTTCCCTTAAACCCGGACTTCACTTTGATCCACGCGGTCGTCGGCGACGAAGAAGGAAATCTCGTTCTTTGTCCTCCGAGCGGAGAAGGATACTGGGGAGCTCTTGCCGCAACCAAAGGAGTCGTCGCGACGGTGGAAAAGATCGTTCCGAAAGGAACGATTCCCCCCGAACTCGTTACGATTCCGGGCAATCGGGTCACGGCGATTTCCGTCGCGGAATTCGGCGCACATCCTCAATCTTTGCGCGTTTATAATCTTCCGGGAGTTTCCGCATTCGAAGGTCTTTCCACGTATCTCGACGACTACGAGTTTCAGATCGAGGCCAACGAAGCGGCCAACGTTCCTTCCCGCGCCGAAAAATGGTACTCGGATTTCGTAAACATCGAAGGCGGTCATAAGGAATATCTGGATCGTCTCGGAAGCACACGACTCAGAAAGTTAAAACAGATTCCCGAAGAAAACAAAGCGGTCAAACTCGAAGATCCGAAAACGGTCAACGACTCGGAGCAGATGATCATTCTTGCGGCGAGAGCGATTCAGGAATACGTCAAACTCAAAGGTTACAAAACGATTCTCGCGGGAATCGGTGCGGCTCATATTTCCGCATGGACAGCGGCCCGCTTTCTCGAACAGGAAGGAATTTCCGTAAAGGTCATCACGGAACTCGGCTTCTATTCGATGAAACCTCATACGGGAGACGTTTTTCTTTTCAGTCAATTGCATACGAAAGAATGTACGATGCTTTCCGACATCACGAGCATCTTAGGCACGGTCGTTCCCGATCATTGTCTCGGAGTGTTAGGAGCGGCGGAAGTGGATTGGTTCGGCAACATCAACTCCACGAAAACCGCAAAGGGAAAATTTCTTGTGGGTTCGGGAGGCGCGAACGACATCGCTGCCGTTGCGGATTGTATCGTAGTCGCGAAAGCGAACCGCGGAAGATTCGTAAAACACGTAAACTACATCACTTCGGTCGGAGATCGAGTAATGGAAGCGGTTTGTCAGTTCGGAAGATTCCAAAGAAAACCGAACTCGGATCACGTGTTTGAATTCTCCCATTGGATCGCTCCTCCTTCGGACGAGGAGATGGAACCGGAAGAAGCGGTGCTACGTTTTACTTCCTGGCTTCCGCCGGACGAGGACGTCCCTCTCAAAAACGAACCTCCCGTAACCGCGGAAGAACTTACTGTTTTGAGGGAATTGGATCCGGAAAAGATTTACATAGAACAATTTATGGTATATACAAGACTTCCATAA
- a CDS encoding adenylate/guanylate cyclase domain-containing protein, giving the protein MEPASSAQKDFNSFFENEFQLLNEVNGTLDRKESLGKEEVFEELKKLGEAYESLLKQSSKLMKIGDSTQNRLIKTQTELQDSNQRLVSSYQNLKQLSEIGQMITASLEPKIILTSVYENTKSMVSMDILAFGIIEEGKNEIKYKFSLIEGRYTPAPSVDSLAEENPSSFCYHNNQELITNDLEKDFPQYVSTIQKHFGEKTSSVVYLPLKVEERFIGMLTIQSYEKNAFNENQLSILRTLANYVAIGVDNADAYKTLSKRNRELKDSLEKINMLNEGLEKERQKSESLLLNILPKTIAERLKGGEGVIADYIPTSTVLFADIVGFSKLSTQIPTPNQLVEILNQIFTCFDEIASKYKLEKIKTIGDCYMMAGGIPNATPDHAEKIALAGIDMIRGLKDLQKSWKYEFNIRIGIHTGDVVAGVIGKNKFVYDLWGDSVNTASRMESHGEPGKINCSEATYNALKDLFTFEDRGIIEVKGKGPMRTFFLLGKK; this is encoded by the coding sequence ATGGAACCAGCATCTTCAGCTCAGAAGGACTTTAATTCCTTTTTCGAAAACGAATTTCAGTTGTTAAACGAAGTCAATGGAACCCTCGACAGGAAAGAATCCCTAGGCAAAGAGGAAGTTTTCGAAGAGCTGAAGAAACTCGGAGAAGCCTACGAATCCCTTTTAAAACAATCCTCGAAGCTGATGAAAATCGGGGATTCCACGCAGAACCGTCTGATCAAAACACAGACGGAATTGCAGGACTCCAATCAAAGACTCGTATCTTCTTATCAGAACCTCAAGCAGTTGAGCGAAATCGGTCAGATGATTACCGCGAGTTTAGAACCGAAGATCATTCTGACTTCCGTTTACGAGAACACGAAGTCCATGGTATCGATGGACATCCTCGCATTCGGTATCATTGAAGAAGGCAAAAACGAAATCAAATATAAGTTCAGCTTGATCGAAGGTCGTTATACTCCGGCTCCTTCGGTGGATTCCCTCGCGGAGGAGAATCCTTCCTCGTTCTGTTATCACAACAATCAGGAACTCATCACCAACGATCTCGAAAAAGATTTTCCGCAATACGTTTCCACGATCCAAAAACACTTCGGAGAAAAGACGAGTTCGGTAGTCTATCTTCCGTTGAAGGTGGAGGAACGTTTCATCGGAATGCTTACAATCCAAAGCTACGAGAAAAACGCGTTCAACGAAAATCAGCTCAGCATCTTGAGAACTCTAGCGAACTACGTAGCGATCGGGGTGGATAACGCGGACGCATATAAGACGCTTTCCAAGAGAAACCGGGAACTCAAGGATTCATTGGAAAAAATCAATATGTTAAACGAAGGTTTGGAAAAGGAAAGACAGAAGTCGGAAAGCCTTCTTCTGAACATTCTCCCGAAGACGATCGCCGAACGATTGAAAGGCGGAGAAGGCGTGATCGCGGATTACATTCCGACTTCCACGGTCTTATTCGCGGACATCGTCGGTTTTTCCAAACTTTCCACCCAGATCCCCACTCCCAACCAGCTCGTTGAAATCCTGAATCAGATCTTCACCTGTTTCGACGAGATCGCGAGCAAATACAAACTCGAAAAGATCAAAACCATCGGGGATTGTTATATGATGGCGGGCGGAATTCCGAACGCAACGCCGGACCACGCGGAAAAAATCGCGTTAGCCGGAATCGATATGATCCGAGGATTGAAGGATCTTCAGAAGTCGTGGAAATACGAGTTTAATATCAGAATCGGGATTCACACCGGCGACGTAGTCGCCGGTGTGATCGGTAAAAATAAATTCGTATACGACTTGTGGGGCGATTCGGTAAATACCGCTTCCAGAATGGAATCGCACGGAGAACCGGGAAAGATCAATTGTTCCGAAGCGACCTACAACGCACTCAAAGATTTATTCACATTCGAAGATCGCGGAATCATCGAAGTCAAAGGAAAGGGTCCGATGAGAACCTTTTTTCTTTTAGGCAAAAAGTAA
- a CDS encoding VOC family protein has translation MRPFKILGIQQIAVGGEDKKKLETFWVDILGLEKTGTFKSEKENVDEDILRMGKGAFAVEVDIMQPIDVNKSPKVHEPKLNHIGLWVDDIHKAVEWLTAKGVRFTPGGIRKGAAGYDVCFIHPKGNEEFPYCSEGVLVELVQAPADVIQALA, from the coding sequence ATGAGACCTTTTAAAATATTAGGAATTCAGCAAATCGCGGTCGGCGGCGAAGACAAAAAGAAACTCGAAACATTTTGGGTCGACATACTCGGACTCGAAAAAACGGGAACGTTCAAGAGTGAAAAAGAAAACGTCGACGAAGATATTCTCAGAATGGGTAAGGGCGCATTTGCGGTAGAAGTCGACATCATGCAGCCGATCGACGTCAACAAAAGCCCCAAGGTTCACGAACCGAAACTCAATCACATCGGCCTTTGGGTTGACGACATTCATAAAGCGGTCGAATGGCTCACCGCCAAAGGAGTCCGTTTCACTCCGGGCGGAATCCGCAAAGGCGCAGCGGGATACGACGTATGTTTCATTCATCCTAAAGGAAACGAAGAATTTCCGTATTGTTCCGAAGGAGTTCTCGTCGAACTCGTTCAGGCTCCCGCCGACGTAATCCAAGCTCTCGCCTAA
- a CDS encoding ketoacyl-ACP synthase III, with the protein MSGKNLTSNGVRITGFGHYFPEQIVTNEEIRSRLKFPEMHPAEKAVIGNIGVNERRRANEKETAMYMAAQVAEMALKDAGKKPEEVDLYILANWTDRYYLPDLAPQASKLSGTKNALAFDVSTACTGFVHGVQTASAYLGSGKFKNALVIGSERFSVRTRMGGYGEFTAGDAAAGVFLEHTGDPNFGIIDSFLQDDGDLAGIIVTGPPPQSYVKSYPELVTNAADLTLKSMDLLLEKNGLTVDDIDWVVPHPGTDVVVQDVLKRTKFPREKILMNFERVGNTSAASIPIVLSEYYYKGKFKKGDLFLTPAVGGGFYWGGLLFRL; encoded by the coding sequence ATGAGCGGAAAAAATCTAACGTCGAACGGAGTAAGAATCACCGGATTCGGTCATTACTTTCCCGAACAGATCGTGACTAACGAAGAGATCCGCTCGCGGTTGAAATTTCCGGAAATGCATCCGGCAGAAAAAGCCGTCATCGGAAACATCGGAGTCAACGAAAGAAGAAGGGCGAACGAAAAAGAAACGGCCATGTATATGGCGGCGCAAGTCGCCGAAATGGCGCTGAAGGACGCGGGTAAAAAACCGGAGGAGGTGGATCTTTACATTCTCGCGAACTGGACCGATCGTTATTATCTACCCGATCTCGCGCCTCAGGCGTCCAAACTTTCCGGAACAAAAAACGCACTCGCTTTCGACGTAAGCACCGCCTGCACGGGATTCGTTCACGGAGTTCAAACCGCTTCCGCGTATTTGGGTTCGGGCAAATTTAAGAACGCGCTCGTGATCGGAAGCGAACGGTTTTCCGTAAGAACGCGCATGGGCGGTTATGGAGAATTCACGGCGGGAGACGCGGCGGCGGGAGTTTTTCTCGAACATACGGGTGATCCAAATTTCGGAATCATCGATTCCTTTCTGCAGGACGACGGGGATTTGGCCGGGATCATCGTAACCGGACCGCCGCCGCAGAGTTACGTGAAAAGTTATCCGGAACTAGTGACCAACGCGGCGGATCTTACTCTCAAATCGATGGATCTTCTGTTGGAAAAAAACGGACTGACCGTAGACGACATCGATTGGGTCGTTCCTCATCCGGGAACGGACGTGGTCGTTCAGGACGTTCTCAAGCGGACCAAGTTTCCGAGGGAAAAAATCCTGATGAACTTCGAACGAGTGGGAAACACTTCCGCCGCTTCGATCCCCATCGTATTATCAGAATATTATTATAAAGGAAAGTTTAAAAAAGGAGATTTATTCCTCACACCCGCCGTCGGAGGCGGATTTTATTGGGGAGGACTCTTGTTCCGTCTTTGA
- a CDS encoding AAA family ATPase — protein sequence MKINGYELKERMNADSSTEVYKAVRTKDGADVVIKYIPILDELHPAVVNLRNEYEILNYLASEKMIHAFGMEKIPEGFTLILEFVPGATLKHFSQKKPVNLKDFFKIAIDLAEKLGEIHNKKVIHKDLKPDNIIFNPANELLRIVDFGISTRLSKEETSWSNPNRLEGSIHYVSPEQTGRMNRSVDYRSDFYSLGVTFYELLTGKLPFESEDLLELVHFHLAKSPIEPRKLRNEIPEALSHVVLKLLSKTAEDRYQTSEGLKADLETIRDKWLESGDAPAFPLGSKDYSNEFKIPQKLYGREEYIAALLSEFKRVTDTGRTSVVLIAGYSGVGKSSLVKEINKPLTESKGYFISGKFDQYNRNVPFSAIIQVFSNLIEQILTESPERIEEWKNLIHDTLGVNGKVMTDVLPELEFIIGEQAPVTELGPQENANRFYLVFQNFIKIFANAEHPLAIFLDDLQWADTPSLELVKNLIEDVSVNYLFLMLAYRDNEVDSTHPFSTLVTGLEKEGFRLDKILLKPLSLENVNELLSDSLRRPKDETQSFAEIVYSKTRGNPFFINELLKQLSKEEIISYQKGSSTISGKWIWNLEKIKKTDISDNVVELLVRRIKKLAPRTQETLKLASCIGSNFDLGIQSKILGATLKETMAALMETMEEELIVPIGDNYRLVDSMEEIEDNREKNFQTAKSIQFRFQHDRVQQASYELLDENQKQSVRLQIGRILLENLNEKSLEDSIFDVVNHLNTGSALIQDNLEKRKLLQLNLQAAQKAKLSAAYKPAKAYSEKSRELLFSLPEAGKGDKELWNKEYELCYAVHKELAEVLYLNGNFEESQEIIQILLKQSKTPVEQAEAYNLLMIEYSAQGKYDLAMPTVIKALKPLGIEIPTSNFDKVVDKEIEEAKKNLKNRSVTALLDEPLMTDPNHIWAVNLLISAIPMAYNKEPALFPVICLKMANLLMKYGNLSDSYGYSCYGMVLVGKLADYKGAYDFCELAVKLSEKHMNSGGYTKAANILANYSSSFVKHLKFSEEVNIKCVQSALDSGEFLHGSYAAMNDASNVMFQGKNLEILKPKINQLLKFVRKVKNNLAIDTILGTTLILSNLRGETGSHLDFSSAEYQEKEYIDLCNDHQSPAPIVTFKVMKVRSLLMYGEYQLALQEAEEANGMILYLGGQYGPLEHNFLYSLALAANYKKVSPDRKKEYLKKIRENQKQLLTLAESCPENFYHKYLLVDAELARLEYKNWKAARTYEAAIREARKNEFQNDEALACEIAAMFWLSKGSVKIAGEFVNEAYHRYGLWGANLKQSMLKSKFPEFIRERGTGTLRTHRTISSTTAAATEVYSGQTLDLQSVLKSSTAISGEIKLENLLDKLMKIVIENAGAQRGVLILKKEGRLYVEAEGSISKDDVEVLTGIPLGNSKNLPISLIYYVERTKENLVLRNANQDEKFNKDEYIKNSKTKSVLCAPVIKQGEISGILYLENNLSEGAFTSDRLQIMNILSSQAAISIDNALLYANMEEKVRERTRELAQANADLGLKNQHITDSIQYSLNIQQAILPSEDLLAKNLNEQFVLFRPKDIVSGDFYWFSKKEGSIFLAAVDCTGHGVPGALMSMIGNTLLNQIVNEAGIKDPGKVLEHLNRNVRQALKQDTMDANSVDGMDVCFCRIDGDKVLFAGAKRPLYFSKGDMIEEIKGDRHSIGGRQKEDSRTYTTHEVKLEKGKPTMFYLATDGYMDQPNPQRQRIASKGLISYLQSVLSLPAPEQKERLAAFLDGHQAGEAQRDDITLIGFRT from the coding sequence ATGAAAATAAACGGTTACGAATTAAAAGAAAGAATGAACGCGGATTCGTCCACGGAGGTTTACAAAGCCGTCCGAACGAAGGACGGGGCCGACGTGGTGATCAAATATATTCCGATCCTCGACGAACTGCATCCGGCGGTCGTCAACTTGCGGAACGAATACGAAATTCTCAATTATCTCGCTTCCGAAAAAATGATCCACGCCTTCGGAATGGAGAAGATTCCGGAAGGATTCACCTTGATTTTGGAGTTCGTTCCCGGTGCGACGCTCAAACATTTTTCCCAAAAAAAACCGGTAAACCTGAAGGACTTTTTTAAGATCGCGATCGACCTCGCCGAAAAGCTCGGGGAAATCCATAATAAAAAGGTAATACACAAGGATTTAAAACCGGACAATATCATTTTCAATCCGGCAAACGAACTCTTACGGATCGTGGACTTCGGAATTTCCACTCGACTTTCCAAGGAAGAAACCTCCTGGTCCAATCCGAACCGGTTGGAAGGAAGCATTCATTACGTTTCTCCCGAACAAACCGGAAGAATGAACCGTTCCGTGGATTACAGAAGCGATTTCTATTCTTTGGGAGTAACGTTCTACGAACTTCTTACGGGCAAACTTCCGTTCGAAAGCGAAGATCTTTTGGAGCTCGTTCACTTTCATCTCGCAAAGTCGCCGATCGAACCGCGCAAACTCCGCAACGAAATTCCGGAAGCGCTTTCTCATGTCGTATTAAAACTTCTTTCCAAAACCGCGGAAGACAGATATCAAACCTCGGAAGGGCTCAAAGCCGATCTCGAAACGATCCGGGACAAATGGCTGGAATCCGGAGACGCGCCCGCCTTCCCTCTAGGCTCCAAGGATTATTCCAACGAATTCAAAATTCCTCAAAAACTCTACGGAAGAGAGGAATACATCGCGGCGTTGTTAAGCGAATTCAAACGCGTAACCGATACGGGGAGAACGAGCGTCGTTCTGATCGCGGGTTATTCCGGCGTCGGAAAATCCTCTCTCGTAAAGGAGATCAATAAACCCCTCACGGAATCGAAGGGATATTTCATTTCCGGAAAATTCGATCAATACAACCGGAACGTTCCGTTCAGCGCGATCATTCAAGTGTTCTCCAACCTCATAGAACAGATTCTCACCGAATCTCCCGAACGCATCGAGGAATGGAAAAATCTAATTCACGACACGTTAGGCGTCAACGGAAAGGTGATGACCGACGTGTTGCCGGAACTCGAGTTCATCATCGGCGAACAGGCGCCCGTAACCGAACTCGGTCCGCAGGAAAACGCGAACAGATTCTATTTGGTATTTCAAAATTTCATCAAAATCTTCGCGAACGCGGAACATCCTCTCGCGATCTTTTTGGACGATTTGCAGTGGGCGGACACCCCTTCCCTCGAACTCGTGAAGAACTTAATCGAGGACGTATCCGTAAATTATCTTTTCCTAATGTTAGCCTATAGGGATAACGAAGTCGATTCGACCCATCCGTTTTCGACTCTCGTAACGGGTTTGGAAAAGGAAGGATTTCGCTTGGACAAAATTCTTCTAAAGCCCTTGAGTCTGGAGAACGTAAACGAACTTCTTTCCGACAGTTTACGCAGACCCAAGGACGAGACGCAGAGTTTCGCGGAAATCGTTTATTCGAAAACGAGAGGAAATCCGTTCTTTATCAACGAGCTTTTAAAACAACTCTCCAAAGAGGAAATCATCTCGTATCAAAAAGGAAGCTCCACGATTTCCGGAAAGTGGATCTGGAATCTCGAAAAGATCAAAAAGACGGATATTTCGGATAACGTAGTCGAACTTCTCGTGCGAAGAATCAAAAAACTCGCTCCGCGCACGCAGGAAACTCTGAAACTCGCGTCCTGTATCGGAAGCAACTTCGATCTCGGAATCCAATCCAAAATTCTCGGAGCGACATTGAAGGAAACCATGGCCGCGCTGATGGAAACCATGGAAGAGGAATTGATCGTTCCGATCGGAGACAACTATCGATTGGTCGATTCGATGGAGGAAATCGAAGACAACCGGGAAAAGAATTTCCAAACCGCCAAATCGATTCAATTCCGTTTTCAACACGACCGGGTGCAGCAGGCGAGCTACGAACTTCTGGACGAGAACCAGAAACAATCCGTTCGACTTCAGATCGGAAGAATTCTTCTCGAGAACCTGAACGAAAAATCCCTGGAAGATTCCATCTTCGACGTGGTCAACCACTTGAACACCGGTTCGGCTCTCATTCAGGATAATTTAGAAAAACGTAAATTATTACAATTGAATCTTCAAGCCGCGCAAAAGGCGAAACTCTCCGCCGCATACAAACCGGCAAAGGCGTATTCCGAAAAATCGAGAGAACTTCTATTCTCCCTTCCCGAAGCGGGCAAAGGAGACAAGGAACTCTGGAACAAGGAATACGAACTCTGTTACGCGGTTCACAAGGAGCTCGCTGAAGTCTTGTATCTCAACGGAAATTTCGAGGAATCGCAGGAGATCATTCAGATTCTTCTGAAACAATCCAAAACTCCCGTGGAACAGGCGGAAGCGTATAACCTTCTCATGATCGAATACTCCGCGCAGGGAAAATACGATCTCGCGATGCCGACCGTCATCAAAGCTCTCAAACCTCTCGGAATCGAAATCCCCACTTCCAACTTCGATAAGGTGGTCGACAAGGAAATCGAAGAAGCGAAGAAGAATCTCAAGAACAGAAGCGTAACGGCGCTGTTAGACGAGCCTCTGATGACCGACCCGAATCATATCTGGGCGGTCAATCTTTTGATCAGCGCAATTCCGATGGCATACAACAAGGAACCCGCCCTCTTCCCCGTCATCTGTTTGAAGATGGCGAACCTGCTGATGAAGTACGGGAATCTTTCCGATTCGTACGGATATTCCTGTTACGGAATGGTTCTTGTGGGAAAACTCGCCGACTACAAAGGGGCTTACGACTTCTGCGAACTCGCGGTGAAACTCAGCGAAAAACACATGAACTCCGGCGGTTATACGAAAGCCGCGAACATTCTAGCGAATTACTCTTCTTCGTTCGTAAAACATCTGAAATTTTCGGAAGAGGTAAACATCAAGTGCGTTCAGTCCGCGTTGGATTCGGGGGAATTTCTGCACGGAAGTTACGCCGCGATGAACGATGCGTCTAACGTGATGTTTCAAGGGAAGAATCTCGAGATTCTCAAACCGAAGATCAATCAACTTCTCAAGTTCGTACGCAAGGTGAAGAACAACCTCGCCATCGACACGATCCTCGGAACGACCTTGATTCTTTCCAACCTCAGAGGAGAAACCGGAAGTCATCTGGACTTTTCCTCCGCCGAATATCAGGAGAAGGAATACATCGATCTCTGCAACGATCATCAGAGCCCGGCTCCGATCGTTACTTTCAAGGTGATGAAGGTCCGTTCCCTTTTGATGTACGGAGAATATCAACTCGCCCTTCAGGAAGCCGAAGAAGCGAACGGAATGATTCTCTATCTCGGAGGTCAATACGGCCCGCTCGAACACAACTTTTTATATTCGCTCGCGCTCGCGGCGAATTACAAAAAGGTTTCTCCCGATCGCAAAAAGGAATACTTAAAAAAGATCCGCGAGAATCAGAAACAACTACTAACGTTAGCCGAAAGCTGTCCGGAAAACTTCTATCACAAATATCTTCTCGTGGACGCGGAGCTTGCAAGACTCGAATACAAAAACTGGAAGGCGGCAAGGACGTATGAAGCGGCGATCCGCGAGGCCAGAAAAAACGAATTCCAAAACGACGAGGCACTCGCCTGCGAGATCGCCGCGATGTTCTGGCTTTCCAAGGGAAGCGTCAAGATCGCGGGAGAATTCGTCAACGAAGCGTATCACCGTTACGGACTTTGGGGCGCGAACCTCAAACAAAGCATGCTCAAGTCCAAGTTTCCTGAATTCATCCGCGAACGGGGAACCGGAACGTTACGCACACATCGAACGATTTCCAGCACGACCGCGGCCGCTACGGAAGTTTACTCGGGCCAAACTCTCGATCTTCAGTCGGTCTTAAAAAGTTCGACGGCGATTTCCGGAGAGATCAAACTGGAAAATCTTCTCGATAAACTGATGAAGATCGTAATCGAGAACGCGGGCGCTCAACGCGGAGTTCTTATTCTGAAAAAAGAAGGAAGACTCTACGTGGAAGCCGAAGGTTCGATTTCCAAGGACGACGTCGAAGTATTGACCGGCATTCCTCTCGGCAACAGCAAAAATCTTCCGATCTCCCTCATCTATTACGTGGAGCGGACCAAGGAGAATCTGGTTTTGCGAAACGCGAACCAGGACGAGAAGTTTAACAAAGACGAATATATCAAAAATTCCAAAACGAAATCGGTTCTCTGCGCGCCGGTGATCAAACAAGGGGAGATTTCCGGGATTTTATATCTTGAAAACAATCTTTCGGAAGGGGCGTTCACTTCGGACCGGCTTCAGATCATGAACATTCTTTCCTCGCAAGCGGCGATCTCCATCGATAACGCGTTACTCTACGCGAACATGGAGGAAAAAGTAAGGGAGAGGACGAGGGAATTGGCGCAGGCCAACGCGGACCTGGGACTGAAGAACCAGCACATCACGGATAGTATTCAATATTCTTTGAATATTCAACAAGCGATTCTTCCTTCCGAAGATCTACTTGCAAAGAATCTAAATGAGCAATTCGTATTATTCAGACCCAAGGACATCGTATCGGGCGACTTCTATTGGTTCAGTAAAAAAGAAGGATCAATTTTTCTTGCGGCGGTCGATTGTACTGGACACGGAGTCCCCGGTGCATTAATGTCAATGATAGGAAACACTTTACTCAACCAGATCGTAAATGAGGCGGGGATCAAAGACCCGGGCAAGGTTTTGGAACATTTAAACCGAAATGTTCGCCAAGCCTTAAAGCAGGATACCATGGATGCCAACTCGGTGGACGGCATGGACGTCTGCTTCTGCAGAATCGACGGTGATAAAGTTCTGTTCGCCGGCGCCAAAAGACCGCTCTACTTCTCAAAGGGTGATATGATCGAAGAGATCAAAGGCGACAGACATTCGATCGGCGGACGACAAAAAGAAGATTCCAGAACGTACACCACGCACGAAGTAAAACTGGAAAAGGGAAAACCGACCATGTTTTATCTCGCGACGGACGGTTATATGGATCAGCCGAATCCTCAAAGACAGAGGATCGCGAGCAAAGGATTGATCTCTTATCTGCAAAGCGTCTTGTCTCTGCCCGCGCCGGAACAGAAAGAGCGCTTAGCCGCCTTTTTAGACGGCCATCAAGCGGGGGAAGCTCAGAGAGATGACATAACTTTGATCGGTTTTAGAACCTGA
- a CDS encoding SiaB family protein kinase, whose translation MMENKSVDLFKQYKEACDYQLIVSFKGRLSQEVLTEFGSMIRTSLSAESKIKKIFAVFIELAQNMLHYSAERKALEDGREGGVGIIMVDEKSIGYNVSSGNLVLNDKIESLKAKCEKINSMSRDELKTYYQQQLRSDRPDDSKGAGVGLIDIARKSDGPLTYNISPVDDKHSFFTLSAYFTKEN comes from the coding sequence ATGATGGAAAACAAGTCCGTAGACCTGTTTAAGCAGTATAAAGAGGCCTGCGATTATCAATTAATTGTTTCCTTTAAAGGGCGTCTCTCGCAAGAAGTCCTGACGGAATTCGGTTCGATGATCCGGACGTCCCTGAGTGCGGAGTCGAAAATTAAAAAAATCTTCGCGGTTTTCATCGAACTCGCACAGAATATGCTACACTATTCTGCGGAAAGAAAAGCTCTCGAAGACGGCAGAGAGGGCGGCGTCGGCATCATCATGGTCGACGAAAAATCGATTGGCTATAATGTTTCGTCCGGGAACCTTGTACTAAACGACAAAATAGAATCCCTGAAAGCCAAATGCGAAAAAATAAATTCTATGTCGAGGGATGAGTTAAAAACTTATTACCAACAGCAGTTGCGCTCGGATAGACCTGACGACAGCAAAGGCGCGGGAGTCGGTTTGATCGATATCGCTAGAAAGTCCGACGGACCGCTTACATATAATATCTCGCCGGTGGACGATAAACATTCGTTCTTTACACTTTCTGCATACTTTACAAAGGAAAATTGA
- a CDS encoding DUF1987 domain-containing protein codes for MESLHIQQTKTSPEVILDTEKGVVEIIGESYPENAIAFYKPVFDWLNAAMGSKASIQVKFQLDYFNTSSSKVIMDILDSLQKYHDQSGKVKILWLYKEDDDDMQETGEEFSSDLSLPFELKSYK; via the coding sequence ATGGAATCATTACACATTCAACAAACAAAAACTTCTCCGGAGGTTATTTTAGACACAGAGAAGGGAGTGGTTGAAATCATCGGAGAATCCTATCCCGAAAACGCGATCGCCTTTTACAAACCCGTATTCGATTGGCTGAACGCGGCGATGGGATCGAAGGCATCGATTCAAGTGAAATTTCAGTTGGATTATTTCAATACGAGTTCGTCTAAAGTGATCATGGATATTCTGGATTCTCTTCAGAAGTATCACGATCAGAGCGGCAAGGTCAAGATACTTTGGTTGTACAAAGAGGACGACGACGATATGCAGGAAACCGGAGAGGAATTCTCCTCGGATCTTTCCCTGCCGTTCGAATTAAAATCCTATAAATAA